A stretch of Oreochromis aureus strain Israel breed Guangdong linkage group 11, ZZ_aureus, whole genome shotgun sequence DNA encodes these proteins:
- the wdr26a gene encoding WD repeat-containing protein 26: MEANGGGQDRDSELSCRNGTQNGESSSTVAAHSNGLISVTNNGNAVSNNNGVAAQPASNNNNNSSSSTADGGSGVKKKKRLSQSEEDVIRLIGQHLNDLGLNQTVDLLMQESGCRLEHPSATKFRNHVIEGEWDKAESDLNELKALMHSPSAIVRMKFLLLQQKYLEYLEDGKVLEALQVLRAELTPLKYNTERIHILSGYLMCSHAEDLRAKAEWEGKGTASRTKLLDKLQTYLPPSVMLPPRRLQTLLKQAVELQRERCLYHNTKLDSGLDSVSLLLDHSCSRKQFPCYTQQILTEHCNEVWFCKFSNDGTKLATGSKDTTVIVWQVDMEIQQLKLMKTLEGHAYGVSYLAWSPDDAYLIACGPDDCSELWLWNVQTGELRTKMSQSHEDSLTSVAWNPDGKRFVTGGQRGQFYQCDLDGNLLDSWEGVRVQCLWCLSDGRTVLASDTHQRIRGYNFEDLTDRNIVQEDHPIMSFTVSKNGRLALLNVATQGVHLWDLQDRVLVRKYQGVTQGFYTIHSCFGGHNEDFIASGSEDHKVYIWHRRSELPIAELTGHTRTVNCVSWNPVVPGLLASASDDGTIRIWGPAPFLDVQDAEGLNECCSMDS; the protein is encoded by the exons ATGGAGGCTAACGGTGGAGGACAGGACCGGGATTCCGAGCTCTCCTGTCGAAACGGTACTCAGAATGGTGAGTCGTCCTCCACCGTGGCCGCTCACTCCAACGGACTTATCTCGGTAACTAACAATGGCAACGCTGTCAGCAACAACAACGGTGTGGCAGCCCAGCCCgcctccaacaacaacaacaacagcagcagcagcacggcGGATGGCGGGTCGGGGGTCAAGAAGAAGAAGCGCCTGTCtcagtctgaggaggatgtCATCAGGCTCATAGGACAACATCTGAACGATTTAGGTCTCAA TCAGACGGTGGACCTCCTGATGCAAGAGTCTGGCTGCAGACTGGAACACCCCTCTGCCACCAAGTTTCGCAATCATGTCATTGAAGGAGAGTGGGACAAG GCTGAGAGTGATCTGAATGAGCTGAAGGCACTGATGCATTCTCCTAGTGCTATAGTG CGGATGAAGTTCCTACTCCTGCAGCAGAAATATCTGGAATATCTGGAGGATGGGAAGGTCCTGGAGGCTCTGCAGGTCCTCAGAGCCGAACTCACCCCTCTCAAATATAATACGGAGCGTATCCACATCCTGAGCGG GTACCTGATGTGCAGTCATGCTGAGGATCTGCGAGCCAAAGCTGAGTGGGAGGGCAAAGGCACAGCATCGCGAACCAAACTGCTGGACAAACTCCAAA cttACCTGCCTCCGTCAGTGATGCTGCCTCCCCGTCGTCTGCAGACTCTCTTGAAGCAGGCAGTGGAACTCCAGAGGGAGCGCTGCCTCTACCACAACACCAAACTGGACagtggtctggactctgtgtcTCTGCTGCTGGACCACTCCTGCAGCCG GAAACAGTTCCCCTGCTACACGCAGCAGATTCTCACAGAACACTGCAATGAAGTCTGGTTCTGCAAGTTCTCCAATGATGGCACAAAACTGGCAACTGGATCTAAAGACACCACAGTCATTGTGTGGCAAGTCGACATG GAAATCCAGCAGCTGAAGTTGATGAAGACTCTTGAAGGTCATGCTTATGGTGTTTCCTACCTGGCATGGAGCCCTGATGATGCTTATCTGATAGCCTGTGGCCCTGACGACTGCTCCGAGCTGTGGCTGTGGAATGTGCAG ACGGGGGAGTTACGAACAAAGATGAGTCAGTCCCACGAGGATAGCCTAACCAGTGTGGCCTGGAATCCAGATGGCAAACGCTTTGTCACCGGCGGCCAGAGGGGCCAGTTCTACCAGTGT GACTTGGATGGAAACCTCTTGGACTCCTGGGAGGGAGTTCGGGTGCAGTGCCTGTGGTGTCTCAGTGATGGCCGCACAGTCCTCGCATCTGACACCCACCAACGCATCCGAGGATACAATTTTGAGGAcctgacagacagaaacat AGTGCAGGAGGACCATCCCATTATGTCTTTCACTGTTTCCAAAAATGGAAGGTTAGCTCTGCTCAATGTTGCTACTCAG GGAGTGCACCTTTGGGACCTGCAGGACCGGGTGCTGGTGAGGAAGTACCAAGGTGTCACCCAGGGTTTTTACACCATCCATTCCTGCTTCGGGGGGCACAATGAAGACTTCATTGCCAGTGGTAGTGAAG ACCACAAAGTTTACATCTGGCACCGGCGCAGTGAGCTGCCCATCGCAGAGCTGACTGGTCACACCCGCACAGTCAACTGTGTGAGCTGGAACCCCGTGGTGCCCGGTCTGCTGGCCAGTGCCTCAGACGATGGAACCATCCGAATCTGGGGACCTGCGCCCTTCCTGGATGTCCAGGATGCAGAGGGACTGAATG AGTGTTGCAGCATGGACAGCTGA